The sequence AATCTGCTCGAAGATCACTGATCTCTTGAGCCACGCAGATCCCCTGTAGGAGTGAGCCTGCTCGCGATAGCTTCCTTTCAGTCACTCAAGTGTTGGCTGACAGGACGCTATCGCGAGCAGGCTCACTCCTACATTGTTTGGCGGTGGGTCAGATACCCTGGCTACGCAGCCACGCCATCAATTGCGGCAGCGGAAACGCACCACTCTGCCGTGCCACTTCCCGGCCGTTCTTGAACAGAATCAAACTCGGAATCGAGCGAATCCCCAACTGCGCCGACAACTGCTGATTCGCCTCGCTGTCGAGTTTGGCCAAGCGGCACTTGCCGGCCAGCTGCGCCGCCGCCTGCTCGAACACCGGCGCAAACGACTTGCACGGCCCGCACCACTCCGCCCAGACATCCACCAGCAACGGCAGATCACCCTTGATCTGGCT comes from Pseudomonas sp. RU47 and encodes:
- the trxC gene encoding thioredoxin TrxC — translated: MTDPLLIPCPSCNGLNRIPAERLADQPKCGRCKSAVLLSKPFELKQGDYASQIKGDLPLLVDVWAEWCGPCKSFAPVFEQAAAQLAGKCRLAKLDSEANQQLSAQLGIRSIPSLILFKNGREVARQSGAFPLPQLMAWLRSQGI